Genomic window (Daucus carota subsp. sativus chromosome 5, DH1 v3.0, whole genome shotgun sequence):
TGGTCCAAGTGCAATAGTTATGCACGCCTTCTTGACATGGACGTGGTAGACTTTGTGATCATCTTCCTGATCTATTCTATATTGTTCCACAATAAATgtgaattaaaaattacaaatgttCTTAGATTTCCATGTGTTTGATTTTCCTGTTCTTCTTCCAGGGCTGGAGAATCAGTGTGAAACTCTTGGCCAGTTAGTTGCGCCCAACATGTGATGAACTGGAAACATATATTGCATTTCTCTTATAGTCTGGAAACAACTAAAACATTATTATACCACACTAATTGCATTACATTAGATAACACATGGTTTGATAATACTGTTATTCTCTTGTGATGTGATCGACAAACGAATCCATTTCAAGGCGACTGTCTCCGCCTTCTGTCACAGATTTCTTTATGTCATTTCTATACTCTGCAGCTCTTTTCCTCATTTCATCTCCTTCTTTGGATGCTATCAATTTTTTCACTGCCTTTTCGATTTGTAAGGATCCCACCAAGTCATTTTCTGGAGTCCAGTCCTTGACGACAACGCCTAGTTTTAGTGCCTTTGTTATTAACTCAGAATTTCTAGGCTGGTCAGAATGCATTGGCCATGTAGCCATAGGCACTCCCATTGTCAGGCTTTCTAAGCATGAATTCCATCCGCAGTGACTCATAAATCCTCCTGTGGACGTGTGCGCTAAAATCTCCAACTGGGGCGCCCAACCCCTCACTATCATCCCTTGTCTGGCTTCTAATATTCTGTCTTCATACCCTGTTGGTAATTCAGCTTTTCTGACATCTCCAGTAAATATATCTCCTTTATCCGCGTCTCTCAATACCCAAATGAATCTTTGGCCACTGTTTTCTAGGCCAACAGCGATAGCATGGATTTGTTCATCAGTGAGACAAGTTGTTGTTCCAAAAGAAACATAAATCACAGAATTAGAAACTTGATTATCTAGCCATTCTAAGCATTTGTGTCGTTTCTGGTCTGGTTCTTTGCAAATGTCTACAGGATTGAATGGTCCAATGGCCCAATGTTTCTTGCCAACCTGCATTTTCTCAAACAAATCAAGGTAATAACCTTCAATTGCTCTGGATGTATTGTAAATTTCACCAGAGCTTTTTTGGACATAAATTTCTTGTTTTTCACCGAAAGCCAACAACTCTGGAGTCAGAGAACCTTCGGTAGAAATAAGTTGCTGAAGTATCTGATCATCAGCAGCAATAGGCCTGCCGGCATAATCCCAGTAGTAGGTAAAAGTAAAAAAAGCAGAACAAGTCTGGAAAGTATAACTCTCCGCATTAGGTATGGATACAAAATCTTGAACTACTGAGGCCATTAAATAGTCATGAATAATAACGATTCTTCGACTAGTGGCAGAAAGGGTAGTAAGGAGTTTGCAAACAGGACCCCTGAGGTGAATAGAGGCTTCGAAAGCTGGCTGAAGTTGAGAAGGAAATTTGCTTGGAGCATTGGGATTAGGATCTGGACAATCATAATCCGGGATTGGGTATTCATGAATATGGATATTATCATAGGCCAGGAGGTCCCATCCCTGGTGACGGCTTCTGGCTTGGCGGATGTGAGTCGTGGTGCTGACATAGTGGACCGGGATGTTATAAGTGGAGATGAGACGGGAGAGATGGAGGAGCTGACCCAGGTGGCCTTGTGCTAGAAACGGCACCATCACTACTGTTATTTGCGTATCCTTTGCCATTGCAGTACAAAAGCCTCTCTATTGCCTTGTTGCTTCTATGCTAGCTTTGAAGAGTTTATATATCAGAGGTCCCCGTGTTGCATTGTCGTCTAATGAATAGATATCATTGTAAATATTGGTATTGCGCCAAGAAGATGGTTCACTTAATTTATATTGGTGGATGAAAACCGTCCTGGAGATGCTGTTTTTAAAACGTTGACAGGGATGCATACTGAGAGCACAAGTTTAAAAAGTTTATGTACTTCCAAATTTTCTTGATTGCAATGTTCAGCTTGATTTCCAGACCAATAACATTCCTTTCATGACTCCTTAGTTTagttataaatttgttattgttAATGATGTTCCATTCACTAAACTAACATTAGTTCTGGATCAGACGCATCAGCCAAAAGTAGTCTTTATCGCATAAAACAATAGCCGAATGAAGCACAAGGAAGAATAGAATTTTAATGTGCCTGATTTACATAGGCAATATTCCCTGGAAAGACACCAGGCCAGTTACGTTGGTACAAGAGCGTGCATCCAGAAAACCTAGCAACATTAGTGTCCACTGTCTACCATCTACAGAAACTGAATACCATAACTATAACTAGACCAGGCAATATAGTACACGACATGTTTCTAAACAGGTTTAAGATTAAGTACATGAATCCTTAACACGTCAGATGTGAGTTTCATCAAGTACACGAAACACAAAAGTACTACAAGTAATGTAATATTCTCAGTTCTTCTACAGAGGCTATAAGCCGATAGCTTTACTAGTCCTGGACATGGGAACCACCCTACCcactaataaaaataacaatgaTTTTTGGATAACTTATGGTTTAAGGTaatttttgtattaataaatattaaaaaaaattagcaattcaaaaaattacctcaaactaatttttaactttaagtTAGTTTCTGACTTCTTTCGGACTTTAAACCGACTTCTGACCTATTACATAAACAAAactttttcagtttaaaatcgAAAATAGCTTAAAGCCTGAGTTTTAAGTCGAGGAAAACAACCTCTATGTTATAGTCAGTGTGATATTAACAACTTCAAGTTTATTGGAGATATATGTCTAGAAACTAGTGATTAATCTGGGCAAACGTTGGTGGCTTTATTACGTGACATATCACACCAGAGAGTTATTTTGTATGTTGCGCACATTGGTACCTGTTGGGTTATAAGCCTTTCGGCCCAATCCATTACGGCCCAAAGCAGGTCCAGCCCACCGTTTGAACTTAAACGTTACTATGGCAACGGTCGAGGCGAGAGAATCCCGCCTCCTTTACTCATCATAACTTCCCTCCCGCATCGGGCGGGAACGTTACATAGCAGGGCTCCTCCTCCTCCTATAAAAAGTGGGTAAATCAGTGGTAAAAGACATTCACAACTTTATACATTCTTACATACTCGCTTGCAGTTCTCTAAACCCTTCCTAGAGCCACTAACTTATTCTCACAccggaggtgaatcggggggacAAACCCTCGCATTCTTCTCTGTTTCAGGTCATACTTCGGCTTTGGTATCCGGCAGAACTTTGGCTCTAacattggcgccgtctgtgggaactgCAAGTAGAATTTCTCATAAATCAACACCATGACAAACACAACCGAACAAACCACTGGAAATACCTCCAACCCAAACCCAGGTTTCGACTTTGGCAATAGTCCCGAAGGGCTGTTGCCCACCCCCGAAGAACAACAGCAGATGCTGTTGAAATGGCGAGAAGAGCAGGCTGCTAAAGCCCAATCTTCCAAGACCAAAGAGCAAGAAGCCGCCCGACTAGCCAAGAAGAGGGAAGCCGACGAACTACGGCTGAAGGCCCTCCAGCTACAAAGGGAAGAGATTGAGCTCCAAGAAAGAGCCCTCCGAGAGGCCTTGGAGGCCGAAGGAGATCGAGCGCCGGAAGGCGAAGGAAAGAAGAAGAGAAATCGGGAAGACCAAGACGGGTCTTCGGACTCCGAGTCACACTCCCGAGGGCCTCGTCACAGGCATGTCACACCTTCGGATACCGAAGGGGAGGAAGGACCCCACGTCAGGGACCGACTTCGCCGAATGGAGAAGGCCATGTTTGGGGACAAGACGTTGACCCATGAGCCAGTAATAGTCGAGGAGATCGAGCAATATCGGCCGCCCCCGGGTAGACAGTTCCCGAAAATGAATGAATTTAACGGGAAGGGCGACCCGATCGATCACTGCGACAAGTACGAGTCCCTGATGACTGGAATGGGGCATTGTGACATCATGCTATGCAAGATGTTCAAGACCTACCTGAAGGGATCTGCTACGATGTGGTACCGATCCCTACGACCAAGGTCGGTCAGTTCTTATGACCAGTTGAAACGCAAGTTCTTGAGGCACTACTCCCACTTGTGCCGAAGAGAGAAGGATACCGAAGCCCTTATCCATTGCCGACAGAGACCTAATGAGGAGTTGGGCGACTACTTGGCCAGGTTCAAGGAAGAGGCCGGAATGGTCACTAATCTGGATAAGGTGAAGGCTGCAGGATTCCTGACGGCTGGACTGGACCCGGTGAAGGGAAAGAAACTCCGATCATCTTTGTACGATATACCCCCCAAGTCACTGAATGACATCTATTTGCGGGGAGAAAGCATCAGAAGGAAGATGGAGTCCATTGGGGGACACAAGAGCGACCGGAAAGATGATCGGTACAGTTCCCGTTCGGACGGCAGGGGAAAAAGGAATGATAGCCACCGAGGCAGGAGAGATGAAAGGGATGAAAAGCTGGATCGGGGGGCCGAACGAAGGAGAGATAGAGACAGCACTGTGTTCACTCCTCTGAATACATCTGTCTCCAAGATTCTTAACGAAATTAAAGGAAAACCAGGATTCGTTCGACCGCCGAAGATGAAGATCCCAGATTACAAGAAAAACTCAGACAAGTATTGCGACTATCATCGGGACAACGGGCATAATACCGATGAATGCTACCACTTGAAAAAGTTAATAGAAAGGATGGTCAAGGCTGGTGATTTGAACCAGTATGTTAAGGATCTGAGGGATCggttgggtcccaaagaagataAAGGGAAGGCGCCCGAAGAAGGAGAGAGGTACAGAGGTGAGGTCCGAACGATTTTCGGGGGAACAATTCTGGACCGAAGTAGCAAGACAGCTAAGAAGAAGTACGCCCGACAGGTCTACAACCTCTACagcatcaactccaccaaacaGTCGTATCCTATAATGTTCTCACAAGAAGATTATGAGGATGTTATGTTGCCGCACGAGGATCCGTTGGTCATTAATCCCGTGATCGGTCAAAATAAGATCTGGAAGGTCCTGGTTGATGGGGGAAGTTCTGTTAACGTCCTCTACTACAACACCTACCAGAAGATGAACCTCGAAGGCAAGCAGATCGATACCTGCTATGAGGCACCCCTCTATGGGTTCGGCAACCAGCCGGTCCCGATCGAAGGTACGATCCACTTGCCCTTGTTGCTCGGTAAATCCCCTTATACTGTGGAAAAACAGGTCAAGTTCTATGTGGTCCGAGTCGAGAGTCCTTTCAATGCCATCTTGGGGAGACCTGTTCTCACTGCCTTCGAAGCCATTGCCTCTATCCCCCACCTCAAGTTGAAGTTCCCGACCGAGGAGGGGGTGGGAGAGATGAGAGGTGATCAGAAGGCTGCTAGGATCATTATGCTGGAAGACTTGGAGAAAGATAAGGATCTAGGCGGCGCCGAAGGAAACAAACGGCGCCGAACCGAAGATGGTCCTGGGGGCAGTGGCCATGCCCTACACATTGAGTTGGAAAAGTTTGGAAATGACCTCTCAAACCCGATAGCCGAACCAGGCACCGAGACCGAAGAGGTGGAATTATATGCAGGGTGCTCGGGAAAAATGGTTCGGATCGGTAAAGATATGGAACCGGGGCTGAAGGAAAAGGTGATCGATGTGGTCCGTCGGTACCACGATGTTTTTGCCTGGGGACCCGAAGACATGCCAGGGTTGGATGAGTCGATCGCTCGGCACAGGCTAAATGTTCATCCACAGGCTGTGCCCGTTAAGCAAAAAAAGAGGAACTTCGCTGTGGAGAGGCAGAAGGTGATTGAGGCCGAAGTGGAGAAGTTACTGGAGGCCAAGTTCATCGAAGAAATTGAGTATCCCGAGTGGTTGGCAAATGTGGTGgtggtcaaaaagtcaaacaacaaGTGGAGAATGTGTGTCGATTATACCGACCTCAACAAGAATTGCCCGAAGGATCACTACCCTTTGCCGAACATCGATCAGCTGATAGATGCCACCTCTGGCTATCAAATACTCAGCTTTTTGGATGCATTCTCAGGGTATCATCAGATCGCCATGGATGCCGAGGATATTCCGAAGACAGCATTCATCACCCCGAAGGGAACCTATGCTTACATCAAGATGCCCTTCGGCCTGAAAAATGCGGgggccacttttcaaaggatgGTGAACAAAGTCTTCGCCGATCAAATAGGCCGAAACATGGAATGTTACGTAGATGATATGATAGTGAAGTCCTTATTTCAAGATCACGCCGATGACCTCAAGGAATGCTTCGAGACCCTGAGACGGAACAACATGAAGATCAACCCCGCCAAGTGCACCTTCGGGGTTTGTAGTGGCAAGTTCCTAGGGTACATGGTCAGCGCAAGGGGGATCGAGGCGAATCCCGAGAAGATAAAGGCAGTGATAGAAATGGAAGCCCCGAAGACCATTCGGGACATTCAGAAGCTAACGGGGCGACTGGCAGCCCTCCGAAGGTTCATCTCTCGGTCGGCAGAAAAGGCGCTCCCCTTCTTTGAAGTTTTGAAGGGAGCCAAGAATTTTGAGTGGGGGCCGAACTGCATAAAGGCCTTCGAAGAAATAAAGGAATATCTGGTTAAAGCCCCTCTGCTGCTGAGGCCCGATCCGAAGGAGACCCTCCAGTTGTACTTGGCAGTAAGTGACCGAACCCTTGGTGCGGTCTTGGTAAAGGAGCACGAGAAGAACCAACATCCGGTCTTCTATGTGTCTCATATGCTGAGGGATGCCGAAACCCGATACCCGAATGCCGAGAAGTTCGCATATGGGCTGGTCATGGCCTCCCGAAAATTGCGACACTATTTTCAAGGGCGAACGATACAAGTGGTCACCGACCAACCTCTGAAGAAGATTCTCAGCCGACCGGAGGCTTCGGGCAGAGTCGTCGCCTGGTCTGTAGAATTGGGGGAATACGACTTAGAATATGTTCCCCGAACAGCCATTAAAGCCCAAGCCTTGGTTGACTTCATGGTAGAGTGCCGTTTTTCCGGGCCGACGGACTTGGAACCAAAGGAACAGCTCATTCGGACTCCTGGTAGGTGGAAGTTGTTTGTGGATGGGTCGGTGGCCGGGTCAAAATGTGGGGCCGGATTGATCCTTTCTAGTCCCGATGGATTTGAGATTTGTCAAGCCATCCGGTTCACTTTCCCTTTGACCAACAATGAGGCCGAGTACGAAGCCCTCTTGGCAGGAATGGGTCTAGCCAAAAATCTGGAGGTAAGGCACTTGAGGGCTTTCAGCGACTCCATGCTGGTTGTCAAGCACTTTTCTGGGGAGTATGAACAGAAAGAGCCCCGAACGAAGGCTTACGCCGCTAAAGTACGCGAACAAACTCAGTTTTTCGAAACATTTGAATTGAGCGCCATCGGTCGGGAAGACAATGGCCGCGCCGATGCTCTCTCTCGATTAGCCTCGGCCGAAACACAGAATTTGACGGGGTCCATCTACTTGACGGAGGTAAAAATGCCTTCGGTCGACAAGAAAGCTTGCCTGGAAATTCATCAAGGCATAAATTGGATGACCCCCATCAGAGCATACTTGGAAAAAGGGTTCTTGCCCTTAGGGAAGAAGGAAGCCCAAAAGATAAAGTACCGAGCAGCTAGCTACACACTGATCGGGGGCCGACTCTTTAGGCGATCAGTCTCTCAGCCGCTGCTCCGATGCTTAGATCCAGAGGAACAACTTCTAGCCCTGGAGACAGTTCATGAAGGCATCTGCGGCGAGCACCTGGCCGGCCGATCCCTAGCCCTAAAGATACTTCGACAGGGATTCTTTTGGCCGACCATCAGAGAAGATGCAGCCAACTATTCAAAGAAATGCCGACAGTGTCAAATCCACAGCAATGTTCCGAAGCAGCCCCCGGAAGAAATGACTTCGGTCCTCAGCCCAATCCCTTTTTCCATGTGGGCCATCGACATAGTTGGAATCCTACCGACCAGCACTCGGCAAGCCAAATATTGCATAGTAGCCATTGACTACATGACAAAGTGGGTCGAAGCCCGACCGCTCTCAGCCATCACCGAACAGGCCGCCAAGAAATTCTTCCTGGAGCAAATAATTGTGAGGTTCGGCATACCGATGGTGTGTGTATCCGATAATGGCACTCAGTTTGTGGGGAGGAAGTTCAAAGAATTCTTGGCCAGCTTCGGCATTCAACAAAGGTTCAGCTCGGTCGGTCATCCCCAAGGAAACGGGGCGATCGAGGCAGCTAACAAGATTATCTTTCACGGAATCAAGAAGCGCCTTGGAGAAGCTAAGGGACTATGGGCCGAAGAACTCCCTTGGATCCTGTGGGCATACCGAACCACTCCTCGCTCTTCGACAGGAGAAACGCCATTTCGCTTAGCTTATGGGACCGACTCACTTGTTCCAGTTGAGGTTGGCCTAGAATCTTACCGAACCCAGGTCTTCGATCCCGACACCAATGAATATGGCCTCCGAGGCAACCTGGATCTCCTAGAGGAGGAAAGAGAGGCCGCCCATCAGAGGAACGTCCGATACCAACAGCAAGCATCTCAGTATTATGATTCGGGCATCCGAAAGCGCTCCTTTAGAGTTGGGGACATGGTTCTCCGGGATCTGGCAACTTCTATGCCAACAAAGCAAGGCAAGCTTATGCCCAACTGGGAAGGACCTTACACTGTTGTCGAGATCGTTCGGCCAGGAACCTACAAACTAGCAGCTTTGGATGGAAACCCTA
Coding sequences:
- the LOC135152721 gene encoding uncharacterized protein LOC135152721 encodes the protein MTNTTEQTTGNTSNPNPGFDFGNSPEGLLPTPEEQQQMLLKWREEQAAKAQSSKTKEQEAARLAKKREADELRLKALQLQREEIELQERALREALEAEGDRAPEGEGKKKRNREDQDGSSDSESHSRGPRHRHVTPSDTEGEEGPHVRDRLRRMEKAMFGDKTLTHEPVIVEEIEQYRPPPGRQFPKMNEFNGKGDPIDHCDKYESLMTGMGHCDIMLCKMFKTYLKGSATMWYRSLRPRSVSSYDQLKRKFLRHYSHLCRREKDTEALIHCRQRPNEELGDYLARFKEEAGMVTNLDKVKAAGFLTAGLDPVKGKKLRSSLYDIPPKSLNDIYLRGESIRRKMESIGGHKSDRKDDRYSSRSDGRGKRNDSHRGRRDERDEKLDRGAERRRDRDSTVFTPLNTSVSKILNEIKGKPGFVRPPKMKIPDYKKNSDKYCDYHRDNGHNTDECYHLKKLIERMVKAGDLNQYVKDLRDRLGPKEDKGKAPEEGERYRGEVRTIFGGTILDRSSKTAKKKYARQVYNLYSINSTKQSYPIMFSQEDYEDVMLPHEDPLVINPVIGQNKIWKVLVDGGSSVNVLYYNTYQKMNLEGKQIDTCYEAPLYGFGNQPVPIEGTIHLPLLLGKSPYTVEKQVKFYVVRVESPFNAILGRPVLTAFEAIASIPHLKLKFPTEEGVGEMRGDQKAARIIMLEDLEKDKDLGGAEGNKRRRTEDGPGGSGHALHIELEKFGNDLSNPIAEPGTETEEVELYAGCSGKMVRIGKDMEPGLKEKVIDVVRRYHDVFAWGPEDMPGLDESIARHRLNVHPQAVPVKQKKRNFAVERQKVIEAEVEKLLEAKFIEEIEYPEWLANVVVVKKSNNKWRMCVDYTDLNKNCPKDHYPLPNIDQLIDATSGYQILSFLDAFSGYHQIAMDAEDIPKTAFITPKGTYAYIKMPFGLKNAGATFQRMVNKVFADQIGRNMECYVDDMIVKSLFQDHADDLKECFETLRRNNMKINPAKCTFGVCSGKFLGYMVSARGIEANPEKIKAVIEMEAPKTIRDIQKLTGRLAALRRFISRSAEKALPFFEVLKGAKNFEWGPNCIKAFEEIKEYLVKAPLLLRPDPKETLQLYLAVSDRTLGAVLVKEHEKNQHPVFYVSHMLRDAETRYPNAEKFAYGLVMASRKLRHYFQGRTIQVVTDQPLKKILSRPEASGRVVAWSVELGEYDLEYVPRTAIKAQALVDFMVECRFSGPTDLEPKEQLIRTPGRWKLFVDGSVAGSKCGAGLILSSPDGFEICQAIRFTFPLTNNEAEYEALLAGMGLAKNLEVRHLRAFSDSMLVVKHFSGEYEQKEPRTKAYAAKVREQTQFFETFELSAIGREDNGRADALSRLASAETQNLTGSIYLTEVKMPSVDKKACLEIHQGINWMTPIRAYLEKGFLPLGKKEAQKIKYRAASYTLIGGRLFRRSVSQPLLRCLDPEEQLLALETVHEGICGEHLAGRSLALKILRQGFFWPTIREDAANYSKKCRQCQIHSNVPKQPPEEMTSVLSPIPFSMWAIDIVGILPTSTRQAKYCIVAIDYMTKWVEARPLSAITEQAAKKFFLEQIIVRFGIPMVCVSDNGTQFVGRKFKEFLASFGIQQRFSSVGHPQGNGAIEAANKIIFHGIKKRLGEAKGLWAEELPWILWAYRTTPRSSTGETPFRLAYGTDSLVPVEVGLESYRTQVFDPDTNEYGLRGNLDLLEEEREAAHQRNVRYQQQASQYYDSGIRKRSFRVGDMVLRDLATSMPTKQGKLMPNWEGPYTVVEIVRPGTYKLAALDGNPIKNTWHASQLRKYYQ
- the LOC108222094 gene encoding zeatin O-glucosyltransferase; translated protein: MAKDTQITVVMVPFLAQGHLGQLLHLSRLISTYNIPVHYVSTTTHIRQARSRHQGWDLLAYDNIHIHEYPIPDYDCPDPNPNAPSKFPSQLQPAFEASIHLRGPVCKLLTTLSATSRRIVIIHDYLMASVVQDFVSIPNAESYTFQTCSAFFTFTYYWDYAGRPIAADDQILQQLISTEGSLTPELLAFGEKQEIYVQKSSGEIYNTSRAIEGYYLDLFEKMQVGKKHWAIGPFNPVDICKEPDQKRHKCLEWLDNQVSNSVIYVSFGTTTCLTDEQIHAIAVGLENSGQRFIWVLRDADKGDIFTGDVRKAELPTGYEDRILEARQGMIVRGWAPQLEILAHTSTGGFMSHCGWNSCLESLTMGVPMATWPMHSDQPRNSELITKALKLGVVVKDWTPENDLVGSLQIEKAVKKLIASKEGDEMRKRAAEYRNDIKKSVTEGGDSRLEMDSFVDHITRE